acctttgttttctttaatcgTCTGAATTTAGGCTAAAGTTTAACCTGCGGCTCGGTTCTGGAAAAGTTCTAAAGAAGCagaataatttataaaaacagccTCATCTCACCAAGAGATAAACTacctttgattaaaaacaataaggTGGATTTAAAGATAAGCTGAATTTATTTAGGagctaaaacttaattttatgatttaaactGAAGGGAAAAgacttaaagttttattttgaaatgtctttaatctttaaactatctgaataaaactgaataaggTGAACTTTGatctcttgttttttatttgactgtaaaactgttggcaggtttctgtttgtttaaatctgaagataaacttttaaaaactgaattttctcgcaggtcaaagttcaaactGATTATTTGTCTTCGTTCCTGTTGTCTGAAAACCTCAAGTTTtgataatttaattaaaaaacaaaaggctgcagaTTTTCTGACGTTTCATTTCTCTGAAACTGATGGGGACGTCTCGTCCTCCTGTTGGACGGACGTCCTCCTCGGGTCTTTGTTGTCCCGTCCTGCGGGGGACGCCTCTCGAGACGAGGAGCTTTAATCACGTCTtcgtttgtttgtgtttgtctcgcGCAGCGTCTCTCAGAGCGCCCCGGTCCCAGCAGCAGCCATGTTTTACAGCCACCTGCTGCTCGCCGTCTACATCCTGACCTTCCTGATGGGGGTCCCCGCCAACATCCTGTCCTTCATCACCTTCTGCAGGAAGGTGCGGCGCAAGGCGGCGCCGATCGACGTCCTCCTGCTGAACCTGACCGTCTCGGACCTGCTCTTCCTGGCCTTCCTGCCGTTTAAGATGAAGGAGGCGTACGACGACATGAACTGGCTGATGCCGTACTCGCTGTGCCCGCTGACGGGCTTTCTGTTCTACGTCACCATCTACAACAGCACCCTGCTGCTGACGGCGGTGAGCGTGGAGCGCTACCTGGGCGTGGCCTTCCCCCTCAGGTACTCTCTGTGCCGCCGGCCTCGGTACGCCGTGTGGGCCTGCGTCACCTTCTGGCTGCTGACCTCCTCCAACCTGTGCTTCGTCTACATCCTGCCGTACTACCAGTGGAGCGAAGGTTTCCACGGCTTCAACAGCACGGCTTCCTCGCCGCCGCTCACCTGCTACCTGAACTTCTCCGACACGGAGCTCAGCATCCTGCTGCCCATCCGCCTGGAGCTCTTCCTCGTGCTCTTCTGCGTGCCCTTCCtcatcagctgcttctgctACGTCAACTTCATCCTCATCCTGTCCCGCCTCCCGAACATCAGCCGGCGGCGGAGGCTGCGCTGCATGGGCCTGGCGCTCGGGACGCTGATCGTGTTCGCCGTCTGCTTCGGGCCTTACAACGCCTCCCACGTGGTGGGCTTCATCCACATGGAGAACCAGGGCTGGAGGAACCTGGCGCTGGTCTCCAGCACCCTCAACGCCTGCTTGGACCCGTTCATCTTCTACCTGTCATCGGCGGCGGTCCGGAGCATGCTGAACCGCTGTTTCAGGAGGATCGTGGCCAAGGTGCACCTGCTCAGGTGTGGAGGGGCGTCCGACCAACAACAGAAACTCCCCGAGAGTGAAAAACAGGAGGCAGAAGCCCCCGCCTGAAGGTCCTGACCAGATTCATACAGACGTGTTGA
The DNA window shown above is from Kryptolebias marmoratus isolate JLee-2015 linkage group LG5, ASM164957v2, whole genome shotgun sequence and carries:
- the LOC108228737 gene encoding free fatty acid receptor 3, encoding MFYSHLLLAVYILTFLMGVPANILSFITFCRKVRRKAAPIDVLLLNLTVSDLLFLAFLPFKMKEAYDDMNWLMPYSLCPLTGFLFYVTIYNSTLLLTAVSVERYLGVAFPLRYSLCRRPRYAVWACVTFWLLTSSNLCFVYILPYYQWSEGFHGFNSTASSPPLTCYLNFSDTELSILLPIRLELFLVLFCVPFLISCFCYVNFILILSRLPNISRRRRLRCMGLALGTLIVFAVCFGPYNASHVVGFIHMENQGWRNLALVSSTLNACLDPFIFYLSSAAVRSMLNRCFRRIVAKVHLLRCGGASDQQQKLPESEKQEAEAPA